The following are encoded in a window of Peromyscus maniculatus bairdii isolate BWxNUB_F1_BW_parent chromosome X, HU_Pman_BW_mat_3.1, whole genome shotgun sequence genomic DNA:
- the LOC143270700 gene encoding periphilin-1-like isoform X4 — protein sequence MWSEGWCDYKRFPGKQAQGWYEYKRLPGKQAVGWYDYKRLPGKQVPPWSHPSDGHYGYRWSRDEYSTSQQPQYRAMRNGFRRKRFYSSHYSRQRSPHKRGAPFLRESRVGGKDSLHSRFGSSLSSRSRMRSFHQSRRRCKERAIQFLKTSRDTVPSSSSSKMGSKAPLRINQTEEPESNTTAGPELCEDSQLSIRSKAIASKITEIEKVYRQVCEIFGMVVERLVEKDRSLEKSIQFAMKQSLHEIGEQRVEELKHFIMEYDNSTPDFGDPL from the exons ATGTGGTCTGAGGGATGGTGTGACTACAAGCGatttccaggaaaacaagcgcAGGGATGGTATGAGtacaagcgacttccaggaaaacaagcggTGGGATGGTATGACTACAAgagacttccaggaaaacaagtgCCTCCTTGGAGCCATCCCAGTGATG GCCATTATGGCTACCGATGGTCAAGAGATGAGTATTCCACAAGCCAACAGCCTCAATACAGGGCCATGAGAAACGGCTTTAGAAGAAAACGTTTCTATTCTTCCCATTATTCAAGACAACGCTCTCCCCATAAACGGGGCGCtccttttttgagagaatcacgtgtgggcgggaaggactccctacacagcagatttggatccagtctcagcagtagaagcaggatgcGCTCCTTCCATCAGTCTCGACGTAGATGTAAAGAGAGAGCCatccagtttttgaaaacatcaagagatactgtgccctcaagttcttcatccaag ATGGGATCCAAGGCACCATTACGTATCAACCAGACAGAAGAACCCGAGTCAAACACAACAGCTGGCCCAGAATTGTGTGAAGACAGCCAGCTTAGCATTCGCTCAAAAGCGATTGCATCAAAAATCACTGAGATTGAGAAGGTTTACCGACAAGTCTGTGAAATTTTCGGGATGGTGGTGGAAAGGCTGGTTGAAAAGGATCGTTCGTTAGAAAAATCTATACAGTTTGCAATGAAGCAGAGTTTGCATGAAATAGGTGAGCAACGTGTTGAAgaactcaagcatttcattatggagtATGATAATTCTACTCCAGATTTTGGAGACCCTTTATAG
- the LOC143270700 gene encoding periphilin-1-like isoform X2 — MWSEGWCDYKRFPGKQAQGWYEYKRLPGKQAVGWYDYKRLPGKQVPPWSHPSDGNHRLINVPKRPPLGDKRSSLLARPNEAGYGRYYWHVDGQEWDEGRCFTQDPRRAPPYKRGHYGYRWSRDEYSTSQQPQYRAMRNGFRRKRFYSSHYSRQRSPHKRGAPFLRESRVGGKDSLHSRFGSSLSSRSRMRSFHQSRRRCKERAIQFLKTSRDTVPSSSSSKMGSKAPLRINQTEEPESNTTAGPELCEDSQLSIRSKAIASKITEIEKVYRQVCEIFGMVVERLVEKDRSLEKSIQFAMKQSLHEIGEQRVEELKHFIMEYDNSTPDFGDPL, encoded by the exons ATGTGGTCTGAGGGATGGTGTGACTACAAGCGatttccaggaaaacaagcgcAGGGATGGTATGAGtacaagcgacttccaggaaaacaagcggTGGGATGGTATGACTACAAgagacttccaggaaaacaagtgCCTCCTTGGAGCCATCCCAGTGATGGCAACCATAGATTAATTAATGTGCCAAAGAGACCACCTCTGGGAGATAAGAGATCTTCTCTGCTAGCCAGACCCAACGAAGCAGGCTACGGTAGATACTACTGGCATGTTGATGGCCAAGAATGGGACGAGGGCCGCTGTTTTACTCAGGATCCAAGAAGAGCCCCACCCTACAAAAGAGGCCATTATGGCTACCGATGGTCAAGAGATGAGTATTCCACAAGCCAACAGCCTCAATACAGGGCCATGAGAAACGGCTTTAGAAGAAAACGTTTCTATTCTTCCCATTATTCAAGACAACGCTCTCCCCATAAACGGGGCGCtccttttttgagagaatcacgtgtgggcgggaaggactccctacacagcagatttggatccagtctcagcagtagaagcaggatgcGCTCCTTCCATCAGTCTCGACGTAGATGTAAAGAGAGAGCCatccagtttttgaaaacatcaagagatactgtgccctcaagttcttcatccaag ATGGGATCCAAGGCACCATTACGTATCAACCAGACAGAAGAACCCGAGTCAAACACAACAGCTGGCCCAGAATTGTGTGAAGACAGCCAGCTTAGCATTCGCTCAAAAGCGATTGCATCAAAAATCACTGAGATTGAGAAGGTTTACCGACAAGTCTGTGAAATTTTCGGGATGGTGGTGGAAAGGCTGGTTGAAAAGGATCGTTCGTTAGAAAAATCTATACAGTTTGCAATGAAGCAGAGTTTGCATGAAATAGGTGAGCAACGTGTTGAAgaactcaagcatttcattatggagtATGATAATTCTACTCCAGATTTTGGAGACCCTTTATAG
- the LOC143270700 gene encoding periphilin-1-like isoform X3, producing MWSEGWCDYKRFPGKQAQGWYEYKRLPGKQAVGWYDYKRLPGKQVPPWSHPSDGHYGYRWSRDEYSTSQQPQYRAMRNGFRRKRFYSSHYSRQRSPHKRGAPFLRESRVGGKDSLHSRFGSSLSSRSRMRSFHQSRRRCKERAIQFLKTSRDTVPSSSSSKVLKSPSRLTEKEQADAASKRANENPKKSEENNLAEISEFEMGSKAPLRINQTEEPESNTTAGPELCEDSQLSIRSKAIASKITEIEKVYRQVCEIFGMVVERLVEKDRSLEKSIQFAMKQSLHEIGEQRVEELKHFIMEYDNSTPDFGDPL from the exons ATGTGGTCTGAGGGATGGTGTGACTACAAGCGatttccaggaaaacaagcgcAGGGATGGTATGAGtacaagcgacttccaggaaaacaagcggTGGGATGGTATGACTACAAgagacttccaggaaaacaagtgCCTCCTTGGAGCCATCCCAGTGATG GCCATTATGGCTACCGATGGTCAAGAGATGAGTATTCCACAAGCCAACAGCCTCAATACAGGGCCATGAGAAACGGCTTTAGAAGAAAACGTTTCTATTCTTCCCATTATTCAAGACAACGCTCTCCCCATAAACGGGGCGCtccttttttgagagaatcacgtgtgggcgggaaggactccctacacagcagatttggatccagtctcagcagtagaagcaggatgcGCTCCTTCCATCAGTCTCGACGTAGATGTAAAGAGAGAGCCatccagtttttgaaaacatcaagagatactgtgccctcaagttcttcatccaaggtgttaaaaagccccagccggctgactgagaaggaacaggctgatgctgcaagcaagagggctaatgaaaatcccaagaagtcagaagaaaataacttggcTGAAATTTCCGAGTTTGAGATGGGATCCAAGGCACCATTACGTATCAACCAGACAGAAGAACCCGAGTCAAACACAACAGCTGGCCCAGAATTGTGTGAAGACAGCCAGCTTAGCATTCGCTCAAAAGCGATTGCATCAAAAATCACTGAGATTGAGAAGGTTTACCGACAAGTCTGTGAAATTTTCGGGATGGTGGTGGAAAGGCTGGTTGAAAAGGATCGTTCGTTAGAAAAATCTATACAGTTTGCAATGAAGCAGAGTTTGCATGAAATAGGTGAGCAACGTGTTGAAgaactcaagcatttcattatggagtATGATAATTCTACTCCAGATTTTGGAGACCCTTTATAG
- the LOC143270700 gene encoding periphilin-1-like isoform X1, translated as MWSEGWCDYKRFPGKQAQGWYEYKRLPGKQAVGWYDYKRLPGKQVPPWSHPSDGNHRLINVPKRPPLGDKRSSLLARPNEAGYGRYYWHVDGQEWDEGRCFTQDPRRAPPYKRGHYGYRWSRDEYSTSQQPQYRAMRNGFRRKRFYSSHYSRQRSPHKRGAPFLRESRVGGKDSLHSRFGSSLSSRSRMRSFHQSRRRCKERAIQFLKTSRDTVPSSSSSKVLKSPSRLTEKEQADAASKRANENPKKSEENNLAEISEFEMGSKAPLRINQTEEPESNTTAGPELCEDSQLSIRSKAIASKITEIEKVYRQVCEIFGMVVERLVEKDRSLEKSIQFAMKQSLHEIGEQRVEELKHFIMEYDNSTPDFGDPL; from the coding sequence ATGTGGTCTGAGGGATGGTGTGACTACAAGCGatttccaggaaaacaagcgcAGGGATGGTATGAGtacaagcgacttccaggaaaacaagcggTGGGATGGTATGACTACAAgagacttccaggaaaacaagtgCCTCCTTGGAGCCATCCCAGTGATGGCAACCATAGATTAATTAATGTGCCAAAGAGACCACCTCTGGGAGATAAGAGATCTTCTCTGCTAGCCAGACCCAACGAAGCAGGCTACGGTAGATACTACTGGCATGTTGATGGCCAAGAATGGGACGAGGGCCGCTGTTTTACTCAGGATCCAAGAAGAGCCCCACCCTACAAAAGAGGCCATTATGGCTACCGATGGTCAAGAGATGAGTATTCCACAAGCCAACAGCCTCAATACAGGGCCATGAGAAACGGCTTTAGAAGAAAACGTTTCTATTCTTCCCATTATTCAAGACAACGCTCTCCCCATAAACGGGGCGCtccttttttgagagaatcacgtgtgggcgggaaggactccctacacagcagatttggatccagtctcagcagtagaagcaggatgcGCTCCTTCCATCAGTCTCGACGTAGATGTAAAGAGAGAGCCatccagtttttgaaaacatcaagagatactgtgccctcaagttcttcatccaaggtgttaaaaagccccagccggctgactgagaaggaacaggctgatgctgcaagcaagagggctaatgaaaatcccaagaagtcagaagaaaataacttggcTGAAATTTCCGAGTTTGAGATGGGATCCAAGGCACCATTACGTATCAACCAGACAGAAGAACCCGAGTCAAACACAACAGCTGGCCCAGAATTGTGTGAAGACAGCCAGCTTAGCATTCGCTCAAAAGCGATTGCATCAAAAATCACTGAGATTGAGAAGGTTTACCGACAAGTCTGTGAAATTTTCGGGATGGTGGTGGAAAGGCTGGTTGAAAAGGATCGTTCGTTAGAAAAATCTATACAGTTTGCAATGAAGCAGAGTTTGCATGAAATAGGTGAGCAACGTGTTGAAgaactcaagcatttcattatggagtATGATAATTCTACTCCAGATTTTGGAGACCCTTTATAG